From a single Tachypleus tridentatus isolate NWPU-2018 chromosome 6, ASM421037v1, whole genome shotgun sequence genomic region:
- the LOC143252765 gene encoding uncharacterized protein LOC143252765 isoform X1, which yields MSDPKTIIEGSIKYRDGKKWKPRWCVVSKLSPVADCIHLQLYRDSKERCQNGPTKASLSLEGFLGMETCFTLDKESNTMALICPEVVVVVAFDSRELLIQWQVKIRAHLVEEQQHLVQISHIPPKSKLSCGPARLHLQDYTFCLTAGIPPRLLGTWPLKELRKFGVVDNKFCFEGGSLCGRGEGVHVLLTNQAEDLTKAFDLATRGKLAGKRKVASRKNSVCESSTRVSLQSKTNVKSFVKSSTESSRTLLREYPGNNTCKLHYRWPSFASHCTATSVVAVSDVESMETVSMNLSDIQEVSPKLPHRTESNNPVTNIISSDDKTLWKFDHCSKCGRHYCTKTGITLNSRQRPYSPDDRRESRNFATPWALELRPLFPSTDSVLRTRNSTSRRNTKRFVDRASLSSQSSHSSSSTSSGSSEYSVPRNCLETLYDRPRSIHINNGVTTPKSPSKVTSIGNSPIWEEVGDGTINTSGQPTDNVCYCIMPFSSNTLPRYISCSCLPSPATVQNESQEPGQINRKSCTSLSLPKTRMEQISTLDKGCSRKESTQTAIAVDVCTCCLIPNPCSHYDIPRTALANMYLRELKETREDSIAEGKLEPAPTPKIDEALEQYDVPRKLKEHLNINQSTTALLSASINNHSQRKSCLQTHGIAVEGPVSSEEAFPSCSCQNFLTKDSRGDLVSPWSKPISEKVNNHFNSTITSSLPQNVQDTNLNNLSFEKKENTLEKLSERLTTKETLICTCNKNSPNPVSIHLDNKQHILRDDTTAMKQDGLITLQSQEGFSDYVNMEHANASKDKSEYKREESTPDLPNYANLTFIESLPLYENSDTLLKIFPTKPCDFHSLNVGEKSRKPPLYPKKTPLGPKTNTPLKDPIQKSDISDSNSIITKPSFKGTLEGLNNVVSLAGMKCSLEAEDSDNYLLMEPVVPWKLTKGFSSSQGNSNTYPRTLKTNNDRQKPDSPEKIITKLPLCPFIPYLLPSKEIDSGRGRCSLNSNTDNTFVSPFQRRKNLSFQENTSETSLFGDSKKAFFDRKRLNSAETSKNQVEDTKEHASRLSGSPKPSPVRKYSFFSKLPLRSKDKSHSTDEISPVSSEPSSPSYRPLENLQKNPAHHSADCLKLSDEHRLSEDELDQANCDVILSETNDSSSVIKKSSDVPCKPKCRSSQPSPSDSGVSVSLPLSGDKETTLGKISPHIVCSFHGSLPRKFHKIQCREIIRTKRRPCCLMQNDFSNHPNVRGPFKKTDECTPQNIQDFKAYQQLISPDCPTTTELLVTASSSSSDMSDYIETLSLCSHSSTSSGSSCECMHAEEIYILAPGTIRSNKYNLQRTSSGQECLILSHSKSLSNTSVTPQPCCYIGDYGASKNTSSLCSESYSYCPCSSSDTNVQAKDPKMLDHVLVDTSNSDHTIKSDSLEYALIDIVENTPIKDNGKECSTDTKN from the exons ACTGTATTCATCTACAGCTGTATCGAGACAGTAAAGAAAGGTGTCAAAATGGACCAACCAAAGCATCCTTATCGCTGGAAGGATTTTTGGGAATGGAGACGTGTTTTACCTTGGACAAAGAAAGCAACACTATGGCCCTTATCTGCCCAGAAGTTGTCGTTGTCGTGGCTTTTGATTCTCGAGAACTTCTCATACAGTGGCAGGTTAAGATTAGAGCTCATCTCGTTGAAG AACAACAACACCTAGTACAGATTTCACATATTCCACCAAAAAGCAAGTTATCGTGTGGACCTGCACGACTTCACCTACAAGATTACACTTTTTGCTTAACAGCTGGTATACCTCCCAGACTGCTAGGCACATGGCCTTTGAAGGAACTTCGCAAATTTGGCGTGGTGGACAATAAATTCTGTTTTGAAGGTGGCTCCCTCTGTGGTCGAG GAGAAGGAGTACACGTTCTTCTCACTAACCAAGCTGAAGACTTGACGAAGGCCTTTGATTTAGCCACCAGGGGCAAACTAGCAGGAAAGCGAAAAGTGGCATCAAGAAAAAATTCTG tTTGCGAATCTTCGACTCGAGTTTCTCTGCAGTCAAAAACCAACGTCAAGTCCTTTGTCAAATCAAGTACTGAATCGAGTCGAACCTTACTTAGGGAATATCCAGGGAACAATACTTGTAAACTTCATTACCGTTGGCCCTCTTTTGCTTCTCATTGCACAGCAACATCTGTAGTTGCAGTTAGTGACGTTGAAAGTATGGAGACAGTTTCGATGAATTTAAGTGACATCCAAGAGGTATCACCAAAACTTCCTCATCGAACTGAAAGCAACAATCCTGTGACCAATATAATTTCATCAGATGATAAAACACTGTG GAAATTTGATCATTGTTCCAAATGTGGTCGCCACTACTGTACAAAAACTGGAATAACACTAAATAGCCGGCAGAGGCCATATTCTCCAGACGATCGCCGAGAAAGTAGAAACTTTGCTACTCCATGGGCATTAGAACTTCGGCCATTATTTCCTTCTACAGATAGTGTATTGCGTACAAGAAACTCCACGAGTCGTCGTAACACTAAACGTTTCGTAGACAGGGCGTCGCTTAGCTCTCAAAGCAGTCATAGCAGTAGTAGCACCAGTAGTGGAAGCTCTGAATATTCTGTTCCACGAAATTGCTTGGAAACATTATATGACCGCCCTCGAAGTATCCATATTAATAATGGAGTGACCACGCCAAAGAGCCCTTCTAAAGTGACCAGTATAGGAAATAGTCCAATCTGGGAGGAAGTAGGGGACGGAACGATCAACACGTCTGGCCAACCGACAGATAACGTTTGCTATTGTATAATGCCATTTAGTAGCAATACGTTACCTCGTTATATTTCTTGTTCCTGCTTGCCAAGTCCAGCAACTGTCCAAAACGAAAGTCAGGAACCAGGACAGATCAACAGGAAAAGCTGTACTTCCCTAAGTCTACCCAAGACTCGTATGGAACAAATATCGACGCTTGACAAAGGCTGCTCGAGAAAAGAAAGTACTCAAACAGCTATAGCAGTTGATGTTTGTACCTGTTGTTTAATTCCAAATCCTTGTTCCCATTACGATATTCCCAGGACAGCTCTGGCTAACATGTATTTAAGG GAACTAAAGGAAACAAGAGAAGATTCTATTGCTGAAGGAAAGCTGGAACCAGCACCAACTCCGAAGATTGACGAAGCGTTAGAACAATACGATGTTCCTCGAAAATTGAAA GAACACTTGAATATTAATCAGAGCACCACTGCATTGCTTTCTGCATCTATCAATAACCACTCACAACGTAAATCTTGTCTGCAAACCCACGGAATTGCAGTAGAAGGTCCCGTATCTTCTGAAGAAGCATTTCCTTCCTGTTCCTGTCAAAATTTCCTGACGAAAGATAGTAGAGGAGACTTGGTTTCACCATGGAGCAAACCTATATCTGAAAAAGTAAATAATCATTTCAACTCCACTATTACTTCATCACTACCTCAAAATGTGCAAGACACAAATTTAAATAACCTTTCGttcgaaaagaaagaaaatactttGGAAAAACTGAGTGAAAGATTGACTACGAAAGAAACATTAATATGCACTTGTAACAAAAATTCTCCAAACCCTGTTTCAATTCATcttgataataaacaacatatcCTACGTGATGATACTACTGCAATGAAGCAAGATGGTCTAATCACACTTCAATCTCAAGAAGGATTTTCAGATTATGTTAACATGGAACATGCCAACGCTTCCAAAGACAAGTCTGAATATAAGCGTGAAGAGTCTACTCCTGATTTGCCAAATTATGCTAATCTCACATTTATTGAATCTCTTCCTCTGTATGAAAATTCAGatactttattgaaaatatttcctACAAAACCTTGCGATTTTCACTCATTAAACGTAGGTGAAAAGTCTAGAAAACCTCCTCTATATCCAAAGAAAACACCACTTGGTCCCAAAACAAACACACCTTTGAAAGATCCCATTCAGAAAAGTGATATCAGTGATAGTAACAGCATAATAACTAAGCCTAGTTTCAAAGGAACATTGGAAGGATTAAATAATGTTGTGTCATTGGCTGGCATGAAATGTAGTTTAGAAGCTGAAGACAGTGATAATTATTTACTAATGGAACCTGTAGTTCCTTGGAAATTAACGAAAGGTTTTTCCTCGTCACAAGGTAATTCGAACACATATCCTCGAACTTTAAAGACCAATAATGACAGACAAAAACCAGATTCCccagaaaaaataataacaaaattgcCTCTTTGCCCTTTTATTCCCTATTTATTACCTTCGAAAGAAATCGATAGCggtagagggcgttgcagtttAAATAGCAACACAGACAATACATTCGTTAGTCCATTTCAAAGAAGgaaaaatttaagttttcaaGAAAATACATCTGAAACATCTTTATTTGGAGACTCAAAGAAAGCATTCTTCGACCGTAAAAGATTAAACTCTGCAGAAACGTCTAAAAATCAAGTAGAAGATACTAAAGAACATGCTTCAAGGCTAAGTGGAAGTCCAAAACCTTCACCTGTCAGAAAATATTCCTTCTTTTCTAAATTACCGTTGAGGTCTAAAGATAAATCGCACAGCACTGATGAAATATCTCCAGTATCTTCTGAACCTTCTTCTCCAAGCTATAGGCCATTAGAAAACCTTCAAAAGAACCCTGCACATCACTCAGCAGATTGTCTCAAACTTTCAGATGAACACAGACTGTCTGAAGATGAACTAGACCAAGCAAATTGTGATGTAATATTAAGCGAAACAAACGATTCGTCAAGTGTTATAAAAAAATCATCAGATGTTCCCTGTAAACCAAAGTGTCGAAGTTCCCAACCTAGCCCTTCTGATTCAGGTGTATCAGTCAGTTTACCACTTAGCGGTGACAAGGAAACAACGCTTGGCAAGATATCTCCTCACATTGTCTGTAGTTTTCATGGATCCTTACCAAGAaagtttcataaaatacaatgtcgGGAAATTATTCGTACTAAGAGAAGGCCGTGTTGCTTAATGCAAAATGATTTCTCAAATCATCCTAATGTTCGTGGGCCATTTAAGAAAACAGACGAGTGCACACCTCAAAACATTCAAG ATTTTAAAGCGTACCAACAACTGATATCCCCAGATTGTCCAACAACCACTGAGCTCCTAGTGACAGCAAGTAGTTCCTCTTCTGACATGAGTGATTACATAGAGACTTTATCCTTGTGTTCACACAGTAGCACAAGCAGTGGAAGCAGCTGTGAATGTATGCATGCTGAAGAAATCTATATTCTTGCTCCTGGGACCATTCGGTCTAATAAATACAATCTTCAAAGAACTTCCTCTGGTCAAGAATGTCTTATTCTGAGCCATAGTAAATCATTATCCAATACTTCAGTTACACCTCAACCTTGCTGTTACATTGGGGACTATGGTGCCTCTAAGAATACGTCTTCGTtatgttctgaaagttacagttattGTCCGTGTTCTAGCTCAGATACTAATGTTCAGGCAAAAGACCCTAAAATGTTAGATCACGTTCTAGTAGACACCTCAAACTCAGATCACACAATAAAATCTGATTCTCTGGAGTATGCTTTGATTGACATTGTAGAAAATACACCTATAAAAGACAATGGAAAAGAATGTTCTACCGACACTAAAAACTGA
- the LOC143252765 gene encoding uncharacterized protein LOC143252765 isoform X2, with protein sequence MSDPKTIIEGSIKYRDGKKWKPRWCVVSKLSPVADCIHLQLYRDSKERCQNGPTKASLSLEGFLGMETCFTLDKESNTMALICPEVVVVVAFDSRELLIQWQVKIRAHLVEEQQHLVQISHIPPKSKLSCGPARLHLQDYTFCLTAGIPPRLLGTWPLKELRKFGVVDNKFCFEGGSLCGRVCESSTRVSLQSKTNVKSFVKSSTESSRTLLREYPGNNTCKLHYRWPSFASHCTATSVVAVSDVESMETVSMNLSDIQEVSPKLPHRTESNNPVTNIISSDDKTLWKFDHCSKCGRHYCTKTGITLNSRQRPYSPDDRRESRNFATPWALELRPLFPSTDSVLRTRNSTSRRNTKRFVDRASLSSQSSHSSSSTSSGSSEYSVPRNCLETLYDRPRSIHINNGVTTPKSPSKVTSIGNSPIWEEVGDGTINTSGQPTDNVCYCIMPFSSNTLPRYISCSCLPSPATVQNESQEPGQINRKSCTSLSLPKTRMEQISTLDKGCSRKESTQTAIAVDVCTCCLIPNPCSHYDIPRTALANMYLRELKETREDSIAEGKLEPAPTPKIDEALEQYDVPRKLKEHLNINQSTTALLSASINNHSQRKSCLQTHGIAVEGPVSSEEAFPSCSCQNFLTKDSRGDLVSPWSKPISEKVNNHFNSTITSSLPQNVQDTNLNNLSFEKKENTLEKLSERLTTKETLICTCNKNSPNPVSIHLDNKQHILRDDTTAMKQDGLITLQSQEGFSDYVNMEHANASKDKSEYKREESTPDLPNYANLTFIESLPLYENSDTLLKIFPTKPCDFHSLNVGEKSRKPPLYPKKTPLGPKTNTPLKDPIQKSDISDSNSIITKPSFKGTLEGLNNVVSLAGMKCSLEAEDSDNYLLMEPVVPWKLTKGFSSSQGNSNTYPRTLKTNNDRQKPDSPEKIITKLPLCPFIPYLLPSKEIDSGRGRCSLNSNTDNTFVSPFQRRKNLSFQENTSETSLFGDSKKAFFDRKRLNSAETSKNQVEDTKEHASRLSGSPKPSPVRKYSFFSKLPLRSKDKSHSTDEISPVSSEPSSPSYRPLENLQKNPAHHSADCLKLSDEHRLSEDELDQANCDVILSETNDSSSVIKKSSDVPCKPKCRSSQPSPSDSGVSVSLPLSGDKETTLGKISPHIVCSFHGSLPRKFHKIQCREIIRTKRRPCCLMQNDFSNHPNVRGPFKKTDECTPQNIQDFKAYQQLISPDCPTTTELLVTASSSSSDMSDYIETLSLCSHSSTSSGSSCECMHAEEIYILAPGTIRSNKYNLQRTSSGQECLILSHSKSLSNTSVTPQPCCYIGDYGASKNTSSLCSESYSYCPCSSSDTNVQAKDPKMLDHVLVDTSNSDHTIKSDSLEYALIDIVENTPIKDNGKECSTDTKN encoded by the exons ACTGTATTCATCTACAGCTGTATCGAGACAGTAAAGAAAGGTGTCAAAATGGACCAACCAAAGCATCCTTATCGCTGGAAGGATTTTTGGGAATGGAGACGTGTTTTACCTTGGACAAAGAAAGCAACACTATGGCCCTTATCTGCCCAGAAGTTGTCGTTGTCGTGGCTTTTGATTCTCGAGAACTTCTCATACAGTGGCAGGTTAAGATTAGAGCTCATCTCGTTGAAG AACAACAACACCTAGTACAGATTTCACATATTCCACCAAAAAGCAAGTTATCGTGTGGACCTGCACGACTTCACCTACAAGATTACACTTTTTGCTTAACAGCTGGTATACCTCCCAGACTGCTAGGCACATGGCCTTTGAAGGAACTTCGCAAATTTGGCGTGGTGGACAATAAATTCTGTTTTGAAGGTGGCTCCCTCTGTGGTCGAG tTTGCGAATCTTCGACTCGAGTTTCTCTGCAGTCAAAAACCAACGTCAAGTCCTTTGTCAAATCAAGTACTGAATCGAGTCGAACCTTACTTAGGGAATATCCAGGGAACAATACTTGTAAACTTCATTACCGTTGGCCCTCTTTTGCTTCTCATTGCACAGCAACATCTGTAGTTGCAGTTAGTGACGTTGAAAGTATGGAGACAGTTTCGATGAATTTAAGTGACATCCAAGAGGTATCACCAAAACTTCCTCATCGAACTGAAAGCAACAATCCTGTGACCAATATAATTTCATCAGATGATAAAACACTGTG GAAATTTGATCATTGTTCCAAATGTGGTCGCCACTACTGTACAAAAACTGGAATAACACTAAATAGCCGGCAGAGGCCATATTCTCCAGACGATCGCCGAGAAAGTAGAAACTTTGCTACTCCATGGGCATTAGAACTTCGGCCATTATTTCCTTCTACAGATAGTGTATTGCGTACAAGAAACTCCACGAGTCGTCGTAACACTAAACGTTTCGTAGACAGGGCGTCGCTTAGCTCTCAAAGCAGTCATAGCAGTAGTAGCACCAGTAGTGGAAGCTCTGAATATTCTGTTCCACGAAATTGCTTGGAAACATTATATGACCGCCCTCGAAGTATCCATATTAATAATGGAGTGACCACGCCAAAGAGCCCTTCTAAAGTGACCAGTATAGGAAATAGTCCAATCTGGGAGGAAGTAGGGGACGGAACGATCAACACGTCTGGCCAACCGACAGATAACGTTTGCTATTGTATAATGCCATTTAGTAGCAATACGTTACCTCGTTATATTTCTTGTTCCTGCTTGCCAAGTCCAGCAACTGTCCAAAACGAAAGTCAGGAACCAGGACAGATCAACAGGAAAAGCTGTACTTCCCTAAGTCTACCCAAGACTCGTATGGAACAAATATCGACGCTTGACAAAGGCTGCTCGAGAAAAGAAAGTACTCAAACAGCTATAGCAGTTGATGTTTGTACCTGTTGTTTAATTCCAAATCCTTGTTCCCATTACGATATTCCCAGGACAGCTCTGGCTAACATGTATTTAAGG GAACTAAAGGAAACAAGAGAAGATTCTATTGCTGAAGGAAAGCTGGAACCAGCACCAACTCCGAAGATTGACGAAGCGTTAGAACAATACGATGTTCCTCGAAAATTGAAA GAACACTTGAATATTAATCAGAGCACCACTGCATTGCTTTCTGCATCTATCAATAACCACTCACAACGTAAATCTTGTCTGCAAACCCACGGAATTGCAGTAGAAGGTCCCGTATCTTCTGAAGAAGCATTTCCTTCCTGTTCCTGTCAAAATTTCCTGACGAAAGATAGTAGAGGAGACTTGGTTTCACCATGGAGCAAACCTATATCTGAAAAAGTAAATAATCATTTCAACTCCACTATTACTTCATCACTACCTCAAAATGTGCAAGACACAAATTTAAATAACCTTTCGttcgaaaagaaagaaaatactttGGAAAAACTGAGTGAAAGATTGACTACGAAAGAAACATTAATATGCACTTGTAACAAAAATTCTCCAAACCCTGTTTCAATTCATcttgataataaacaacatatcCTACGTGATGATACTACTGCAATGAAGCAAGATGGTCTAATCACACTTCAATCTCAAGAAGGATTTTCAGATTATGTTAACATGGAACATGCCAACGCTTCCAAAGACAAGTCTGAATATAAGCGTGAAGAGTCTACTCCTGATTTGCCAAATTATGCTAATCTCACATTTATTGAATCTCTTCCTCTGTATGAAAATTCAGatactttattgaaaatatttcctACAAAACCTTGCGATTTTCACTCATTAAACGTAGGTGAAAAGTCTAGAAAACCTCCTCTATATCCAAAGAAAACACCACTTGGTCCCAAAACAAACACACCTTTGAAAGATCCCATTCAGAAAAGTGATATCAGTGATAGTAACAGCATAATAACTAAGCCTAGTTTCAAAGGAACATTGGAAGGATTAAATAATGTTGTGTCATTGGCTGGCATGAAATGTAGTTTAGAAGCTGAAGACAGTGATAATTATTTACTAATGGAACCTGTAGTTCCTTGGAAATTAACGAAAGGTTTTTCCTCGTCACAAGGTAATTCGAACACATATCCTCGAACTTTAAAGACCAATAATGACAGACAAAAACCAGATTCCccagaaaaaataataacaaaattgcCTCTTTGCCCTTTTATTCCCTATTTATTACCTTCGAAAGAAATCGATAGCggtagagggcgttgcagtttAAATAGCAACACAGACAATACATTCGTTAGTCCATTTCAAAGAAGgaaaaatttaagttttcaaGAAAATACATCTGAAACATCTTTATTTGGAGACTCAAAGAAAGCATTCTTCGACCGTAAAAGATTAAACTCTGCAGAAACGTCTAAAAATCAAGTAGAAGATACTAAAGAACATGCTTCAAGGCTAAGTGGAAGTCCAAAACCTTCACCTGTCAGAAAATATTCCTTCTTTTCTAAATTACCGTTGAGGTCTAAAGATAAATCGCACAGCACTGATGAAATATCTCCAGTATCTTCTGAACCTTCTTCTCCAAGCTATAGGCCATTAGAAAACCTTCAAAAGAACCCTGCACATCACTCAGCAGATTGTCTCAAACTTTCAGATGAACACAGACTGTCTGAAGATGAACTAGACCAAGCAAATTGTGATGTAATATTAAGCGAAACAAACGATTCGTCAAGTGTTATAAAAAAATCATCAGATGTTCCCTGTAAACCAAAGTGTCGAAGTTCCCAACCTAGCCCTTCTGATTCAGGTGTATCAGTCAGTTTACCACTTAGCGGTGACAAGGAAACAACGCTTGGCAAGATATCTCCTCACATTGTCTGTAGTTTTCATGGATCCTTACCAAGAaagtttcataaaatacaatgtcgGGAAATTATTCGTACTAAGAGAAGGCCGTGTTGCTTAATGCAAAATGATTTCTCAAATCATCCTAATGTTCGTGGGCCATTTAAGAAAACAGACGAGTGCACACCTCAAAACATTCAAG ATTTTAAAGCGTACCAACAACTGATATCCCCAGATTGTCCAACAACCACTGAGCTCCTAGTGACAGCAAGTAGTTCCTCTTCTGACATGAGTGATTACATAGAGACTTTATCCTTGTGTTCACACAGTAGCACAAGCAGTGGAAGCAGCTGTGAATGTATGCATGCTGAAGAAATCTATATTCTTGCTCCTGGGACCATTCGGTCTAATAAATACAATCTTCAAAGAACTTCCTCTGGTCAAGAATGTCTTATTCTGAGCCATAGTAAATCATTATCCAATACTTCAGTTACACCTCAACCTTGCTGTTACATTGGGGACTATGGTGCCTCTAAGAATACGTCTTCGTtatgttctgaaagttacagttattGTCCGTGTTCTAGCTCAGATACTAATGTTCAGGCAAAAGACCCTAAAATGTTAGATCACGTTCTAGTAGACACCTCAAACTCAGATCACACAATAAAATCTGATTCTCTGGAGTATGCTTTGATTGACATTGTAGAAAATACACCTATAAAAGACAATGGAAAAGAATGTTCTACCGACACTAAAAACTGA